From Micromonospora carbonacea:
GCGCCTCGAACTGCGCCTGGGCGACCCGGTGGAGTCCGGGATCGACCTGCGTGCGGCGGCCCAGGTGCCCCGCCGGCCGGGGCACGGGCTGACCGACGCCAAGCTGCACTTCCTCGGCGCGTTGCCGCGCATCGACGGCGTCCAGTCGGCCGAGGGGCTCGCCGCGGCCACCGAGCACCTGGTGTCCGCGGTGGCGGACAGCTGGCCCGGGGAACGCGCCGCCGCCGTGCGCACCCTGCCGGCCTCGCTGCCGATGGCCGAGCTGCCGGCGCCGCAGGAAGCCCGCATCGCGCTCGGCGTGGACGAGGACCAGCTCGCGCCGGTGTGGCACGACTTCCGGGCGATGCCGCACCTGACCGTGCTGGGGGACACCGAGAGCGGGAAGACGAACCTGCTGCGCCTCGTCGCCCACGCGATCGTCACCAGCCACACCCCGGCCCAGGCGCGCATCATGGCCGTCGACTACCGGCGGCAGCTCTTCGACGACGTGCCGGCCGCCTACCGGCTCGGCTACTCGGTCTCGCCGGACAGCACCCGGGACACCGCCGCCGAGGCGCTCGCCGGCCTCCGGCCGCGGGTTCCCGGCCCCGACATCACCCCGGAGCAGCTACGTGCCCGCGACTGGTGGACCGGCCCCGCGCTGTACGTCCTGGTCGACGACTACGAGCTGCTCGCCGGGCACGACAACCCGCTGGCCAACCTGATCCCGTTGCTGCCCCAGGGCGGCGACATCGGCCTGCACGTGGTCGTCGCGCGGGCCGCGGCCGGAGCGATGCGGCTGTCGATGGACCCGCTGCTGCGCCGCATCCAGGAACTGAACACTCCGGACGTGGCGCTGTCCTGCCCGCCGACGGAAGGCCCGCTGCTGGGCAACACCAAGCCCCGTCCGCTGCCCCCGGGCCGGGCGTTGCTGTGCACCCGGCGCGGCAGCCGGCTGATCCAGACGGCGCTGGCACCCGCGCCGGAGGTGTCCACCGAGGCCGGCCGATGACCCGCACCGCCGCCCGCCCGCCCCGTACGCCCACCCCGTCGGCCCGCACCGCCGAACCGGCGGCGGCCGAGGAACTGGCCCGGCGGCTGCGGGCCCTGGCCTGCCTGCCCGGACCGTCGGCGACGCCGACCGCCTGGCCCTGCGACACCGGGCTGCTGGACTGGCTGCGCCGGATGACCTACCCCGACCTCTACACCTGGGCGGCCGAGGAGAACCTGGCGCGCCGCTGGATCGGCGGCGACGTCTTCGGCTCCCGCCTCCTGCCGCGGGCACCGGGGTTCCTCGCCGGCGTCGACGTGCGCCGGCTCGCCCCGCACCTGGTCGCGCCGCTGTTGCGGCGGGTGAGCATGACCCGTCCGGCCCCGACCGCCGCCGACCTGACGCCCGCGGCCCTGGCCGCCGACGGGGGCCCGGTCAGCACGTTCCGGCGCGACGGTGCCGCCCGGCTCTGGGGCCAACCGGAGCACGCGCCGCCGCTGCCCGACACCACCACCATCCCGCACGTCGTGCACGGCATCTGGCTCGGCCGTCCGCTGCCGGAGTCGAACGGCTTCTGGGTCAACTACGGCGCGGCGGCCGACAGCTACGCCGGCCAGGTCGACTTCGTGCTGTGGACGGACATCCCACGGTCCCGTTTCGACGCGGCCCGCGCCACCCCGCCCGCCCCGGCCGGCCACCCCGATCCCCTGGCCCCGACGCGCGCCCTGCTCGCCTGGGCCGGCACCCACGGCATCCACCTGGTGAGCGTGGCCGAGCTGTTCCACGCGAACGCGCCGATGACCCTGCACACCCCGTACGCGCTGGAGCTGAACCGCAGGCTGCCGCAGGGCTTCGCGGCGGCCAGCGACCACCTGCGGGTCGAGGTGGTGCACCGGTTCGGCGGCCTGTACGCCGACGGTGACCTGCGCTTCCTGCCCGACGCCGCGCCCCCGCCGGCCGAGCGGGCCGACCGCCCGGAGGGGCCGGGTGCCGAAGGTGTGCCGGGCGGCGGCTACCGGCTGTTCCGCGGCCGGTGGGACGGGCCGCCGGCGGCCGACGGACCGGCCCGGCTGCCGGACCTGTTCGACCGGGTCGCCGCGTCGGCGCACGGGTTCACGCTGCACGCGCTCACCGACGAGATCGTCCTCAACGACGTCATCCTGGCCCCGGCGGGGCACCCCGCGCTGGCACTGTGGTTGGAGGGCGCGCGGTACAACTACCTGCGCGACCCGCGCGACCTCTACGCCGCCGACACCCCCGAGCCGGCCGACCCGGACCCGCCCACCTCGGACCCGCGAGCCGGGTCCGGCCCGCCGGTCGCGGGGGCGTCGGGGTGGCATGGGGAACCGGCCTCCTGGACCTGGGCGGTCACCGCGATGCGCACCGGGCGGGTGCACCACTGGCTGCTGGCCCGGCTGGGCATCGGCGTGGCCGATCTGGTCAGGCCGGCACCGGCGGTACGCGGGCACAGCGAGCTGAGCTGGCTGCCGCCGGTCGACGGCCAGCCGCCGGTCGCCTGCCCCGACCCGGACCCGCTGCCGACCCTGGTCGCCTGCGTGGACCTGCTGCGCTGGCAGCACCTGTCGCGCGCGGGGGACCTGTGCCTCACCGCGGTCGCTCCGCTGGTGCGCGGGCTGCCCGAACCGGACACCGCGTGGACCGCGCTGCTGCTCGCGTTCGGGCACCTCTCCACCGACCTCGGCCCGGTCACGTCGGTCACCGACCGGCGACGCAACCAGGACCAGACCCTCGACGTGGTGACCCTGCCGCCCGAGGCCGAGGCGCTGCTGGACCGTTCCGCCACACCGGTGACCTGGTTCGGTTCCGTCCGCTCCGGCGACGACCCCGAAGCCGCAGCGGAGGCCGCCGGCCGGGAGCACTGGTTCCTGGGCGAGCGCACGGTCCCGGCCCGGCTCCTGCCCGCCGCCCCGCACGGACACCCGGGACGGGCAAGAAAGCCGTGAACTCCCGTGACCGCGCGCACGTGTTCGGAATATGAGCGCCGAGCGCGGGGAACTGTGCCGACTGCTGGTGGTCGGGCCGACCAGCCAGGTCGACGTGAGTCTGCCCACCCACATTCCGTTGGCCGACATGATGCCGGCCCTGCTGGGCGCGCTGGGACCGGACCTCGCCGATCGTGGTCTGGAGCACAGCGGCTGGATCGTGCAACGGCTGGGTGGACCGGTCTTCGACGAGTCCCGCACCGTCGCCGATCTCGACCTGGTCGACGGCGAGGTCGTGCACGTACGTCCACGCACCGACCAGATTCCGCCGCTGGCCTACGACGACCTGGTCGACGGCGTCTCGGCCGGCATCCGCAAGCGGTCCGGGCTGTGGCGTCCGCAGACCACCCGGGTCACCGCCCTGCTGCTGCTGGCCGCCTGGCTGACCGCCTGGCTGGCCGCCGCCCGGAGGTGGCCGGCCGAGTCCCGCAACCCGGTGCTGCTCGCGGCGATGGCGGTGCTGTGCTTCGTCGCGGGCTTCGCGGTGGTGCGCAAGCTGGCCGACCGGGCCACGGCCGGCATCCTGGGCGCCGCCGGTGTGGTCGGCACCGTGGTCGCCGCGCTGGACACGGCCGGCGGTGCCACCGTGCCCCGGCTGGTCCTCCTGGGCGCGACCGCCGGCACCGTCGCCGCGTTGCTGGTGGCCGCGTTCGTCTTCCCGCGCACCGGCTGGTGGCCGATCGCCGTCGGCCTGCTGGCGGCATGGCTGCTGGTCGCCGCCGCGCTCGCACTGCACACCAGGGCCACGCTGGACTGGACCACGATCGCCGCGGTCACTGTCGTCGTCACCACGGCGCTGCGTCCGGCGGTGCCGTCGGCCGCCTTCAAGCTCGCCGGGTTCACCCTGCCGGAGATGCCCGTCGAACCGGCGGACCTGCAGAAGGGCATCGACCCGGAACCGGCCGCCGGGGTGCTCACCCGGGCCGCCGTCGCCGACCAGTTCATGACCGCCCTGTACGCGGCGCTCGGCCTGGTCTCCGGGGCCGCGATGGTGTGGCTGGCGACGGCGCCCGGCCGGGCCGCGCCGCTGGCCGCCTGGCTGGCCGCCATCGCCCAGATCCTGGCGACCCGGCCGATGACGAGCGTCTGGCACCGGGCGGCGCTGGCCGGTCCGGCGATGGTCGCCATGGCGGCCTGGTGCCTGACCGCACCCACGGACCGGAGTCCGTTGGCCGCCCAACTGGCGATCGGCTGCTGCCTGCTCCTGGCGGTGGCGTGCGGGGTGGCGGCGCGGATACCGGTCGGTCGGCGGTTCAACCCGATCTGGGGCCGGACGGGCGACCTGGCGCACACCGCGATGGTGGCCGCCCTCGGGCCGACCGTCGTGGTCATCACCGGCCTGATCGACGTGATCCGGGCGCGGGTGGGTTGACGTGTCGTCGCGTCGTGACCAGGTGGACGCCCAGCGGTACATGATGGCCCGGGTGACCGGTGCGCTGGTGCGGGCCGAGCCGGAGACCGCCGAGTCACCGACCCGCCGGGACCGCACCGGCACGATCGTCGGCCTGGTGCTCGGGGTCCTGCTGCTGGGCGGGGTCGCGATCTGGGCGCTCATGCCGGGATCGGGCTCGACCAGTTGGCAGCAGCCGCGGATGCTGGTGGTGGACGCCTCGACCGGGGCGCGGTACGTGTTGGTCGACGGTCGG
This genomic window contains:
- the eccD gene encoding type VII secretion integral membrane protein EccD; the protein is MSAERGELCRLLVVGPTSQVDVSLPTHIPLADMMPALLGALGPDLADRGLEHSGWIVQRLGGPVFDESRTVADLDLVDGEVVHVRPRTDQIPPLAYDDLVDGVSAGIRKRSGLWRPQTTRVTALLLLAAWLTAWLAAARRWPAESRNPVLLAAMAVLCFVAGFAVVRKLADRATAGILGAAGVVGTVVAALDTAGGATVPRLVLLGATAGTVAALLVAAFVFPRTGWWPIAVGLLAAWLLVAAALALHTRATLDWTTIAAVTVVVTTALRPAVPSAAFKLAGFTLPEMPVEPADLQKGIDPEPAAGVLTRAAVADQFMTALYAALGLVSGAAMVWLATAPGRAAPLAAWLAAIAQILATRPMTSVWHRAALAGPAMVAMAAWCLTAPTDRSPLAAQLAIGCCLLLAVACGVAARIPVGRRFNPIWGRTGDLAHTAMVAALGPTVVVITGLIDVIRARVG